TCACCGCGACTCCCTCGCGAAGAACGCCGCGGCTTTTTTTGCGAACTCGGCCTCCTGTTTGAGCGTCGCGACTTCGCGTCGGAGCCGCCGCACCTCTTGCTCGAGCGTCTCGCCGCTCGTCGAGACCGCGCTGACGGGTGTGCTCGTAGCGCGGTCCGCCTGCTGCGCCCATTCGCGCAGCTGGCCCGGACGGACGCCCAGTTCGCAGGCGACGCCGGTCACCGAGCCGCCACGCGCGCGTCGCGTCTCCAGCAGGCGGAGCGCCTCATCCTTGAACTCCGCCGTGAAGACCCGGCGCACGTGCTGTGACTTCGTCATGGACTCCCTCCTCCCTCAACCTAGACCGATGGGTGAGGTGTCCACAAAACCGGGTCAACTCCACTGTGTCCTCTGTGTCCTCTGTGTCCTCTGTGGTAAGAACAAAGAGCGAGAAGGTCTCCTCTGCGTCCTCTGCGTCCTCTGCGGTTCAATCGATCACGTCGACCAGCACGTCGAGCGCCGCGTCGACGTCGTCGAGCGTGGAGTAGTAGTGCGGCGCGAGGCGGATTACCGGGCCGCGCGCCGAGGGAAGCACGCCGCGCGCGCGCATGGCGACCTCCACGGCGTGCGCGTCGCGCACGACAAAGGCGGTCGACGCGGTCTTGTGCCTAACGTCGTCGGGCCCGTGCACCGTCAGGCCGCGCGCGCGGCCGCCGTCGAGCAGGCGCCGCGCGAGCGTCTCGTGCCACGCGCGGATGCGCTCCACGCCGACGGCGATGACGAGCTCCATGCCGGCGCGCGCGACGTACGCGCTCGGGATCGGCGGCGTGCCGAGGTCGAAGCGGCTTGCGGTCGGCGACCAGTCGAGCTCCGACACGCGGAACGCGAACGGATCGGCGCGGCCGAACCATCCCGTCATCGTCGGCTCCAGCCGCTCGATCAGCTCGCGCCGCACGTAGAGGAACGCGACGCCGGGCACGCCCATGAGGTACTTCAGGTTCCCCGCGGCGAGGAAGTCGACGTCGAGCGCGCGCACGTCGATCGGCACCGCGCCCGCGGTCTGGTACGCGTCGACGAACAGCAGGGCCCCGCGCTCGTGCGCGACGTTCGCGATCCGCGCGACGTCCTGCACGACGCCGTTCTGGTAGTAGCCGTGGCAGGCCGAGACGAGGCGCGTGCGCTCGGTCACCGCGGTCGCGTAGTCGTCGAGCGCCACCGCTCCGCCCTGCACCGGCACCCACCGCACCTCGGCGCCGCGCCCACGCTGGGCGAGCCAGACGTGCCCCACCGTCGGGAACTCCGCCTCCGACACGACGAGCTCCCGGCGGTCGTCGCCGAAGTCGAGCGCGCTCGCGATGAGGTTCGCGGCCTCGGAGACCGACGAGCAGATCGCGATCTCGTCGGGCGAGGCGCCGACGAGCCGGGCGAACGCCGCCTTCGCGAGCCGGACCTCCTCCATCCACGCGTCCCAGTCCATCCCGCGACCGGCCCACGAGTCGAGGTACCGCTCGGCCGCCGCGCGCGTGGCGAGCGTCTGCGGCGCCTGCGAGCAGTTGTTCATCGGGATGGTCGTCGCGAGCAGCGGGATCTCGCGCCGGCGGGCGGCGAGGTCGTACTCTGGTGCCTGGACAGTCCGAGGAGGAGCCATGACGGGAGTCTATCACGATGGCCAGCGCGCGCTGCAGGACCGATTCGACACCCGCCGCCTCGCCGACCGGCTCGAGGACGTGAAGGTCCACGATCGCTTCACCGACGACGACCGCGCGTTCATCGAGCGGCTCGACATGTTCTTCCTCGCCACCGCGGACGCGGACGGACAGCCGACGTGCTCGTACAAGGGCGGCGATCCCGGGTTCGTACGCGTGCTCGACGACCGCACGCTGGCGTTCCCGTGCTACGACGGCAACGGGATGTTCCTGTCGATGGGCAACGTCGTCGTGCACGCCGGCGTTGGACTGCTGTTCATCGACTTCGAGCGGCAGCGGCGCATGCGCGTCGACGGCTCCGCCGCGATCGCGCTCGACGACCCACTCGCGGCGACGTACCCCGAGGCGCAGTTCGTCGTCCGCGTGACGGCGCGCCGCATCTACCCGAACTGCCCGCGCTACATCCACCGCCTGCAGCTCGTCGAGCGGTCGAAGTTCGTGCCCCACGCCGGCGAGTCGACGCCGATCCCGCCGTGGAAGCAGAGCCCCTGGGCGTGCGACGTGCTGCCGGCGAACGATCCAGCGAACAGGGGTGAGATGTAAGGCGAGGACTTCTGGGGATCCAAAGGCGATTGGCAGGATCTCGAGATCTCCACAATCGCTCTTGGATCCCCAGAAGTACTCGCCTCGTCCCTCCGTCCGATACCCTCGTTCTTCACACGATGCCCATTCGCTCGCGACTCGCGTCACTGATCGCCCTCGGCACGCTCGCGACGCCGCTCTCCGCCCAACGCCACATCACCACGCCGAAGGAGGCCCTCGGCGCGAACTTCGGCGACGACTACTTCCTCGCGAGCTACCGACAGATCGCCGACTACTGGCGCACGGTCGACCGGGAGTCGGATCGCATGAAGGTGGTCGAGATCGGGAAGACCGCCGAGGGGCGGCCGCATCTCATGGCGATCGTGACGTCGCCGGAGAACCACGCGCGGCTCGCGCGCTACCGCGAGATCTCCGCGCGCCTGGCGCGAGCGGAAGGCCTGACCGACGCCGAGGCGCTGGCGCTCGCGAAGGAGGGGAAGGCCGTGGTGTGGATCGACGGCGGGCTGCACGCGACGGAGACGCTCGGCGCGCAGCAGCTCGGGCAGATCGTCTACGAGATGGTCAGCCGCGACGACGAGGAGACGCGGCGCATCCTGAACGACGTCGTGATCCTGTTCGTGCACGCGAACCCCGACGGCAACGACCTCGTCGCCGACTGGTACATGCGGCGCACGGATCCGACGACTCGCTCGCTCGCCGGGCTGCCGCGGCTCTATCAGAAGTACATCGGGCACGACGACAACCGCGACTTCTTCGCGAGCACGCAGGCGGAGACCGAGAACGAGAACCGCGTGCTGTACCACGAGTGGTTCCCGCAGCTCCTGTACAACCATCACCAGAGCGGGCCCGCGGGAACGGTGGTGTATTCGCCGCCGCTGCGCGACCCGTACAACTACAACCTCGACCCGGCGCTCATTCTCGGCCTGCAGTCGCTCGGCGCGGCGATGCACACGCGGCTCGCGCTCGAGGGCAAGGGCGGCGCGACGATGCGCTCGGGCGGGCCGTACGACGGCTGGTGGAACGGCGGCATCCGCAACACGGCGACGTTCCACAACATCATCGCCGTGCTCACCGAGATGATCGGCGGGCCCACGCCGCAGCGCGTCCCGTTGGTCCTCCAGCGCCAGATCCCGGGCGGCGATCTGGCGCTCCCCGTGGCGCCGCAGGCGTGGCACTTCCGGCAATCGATCGAGTACTCCACGTCGCTCGACCGCGCGGTGCTCGACTACGCGTCGCGCAACCGCGAGGCGCTGCTGTACGACATCTACCGCATGGGGCGCGCGTCGATCGAGCGCGGGAGCCGCGACACGTGGACCGCGAACCCGCGCCGCGACGCCGCGATCGCCGAGCGGATGCCCGACGCGAGCGACTCCGCGAAGTGGGCGGCGATGCACGCGCCGGAGCTGCGCGACCCGCGCGCGTGGATCGTCCCGCGCGACCAGCCCGACTTCCCGACCGCGGTGAAGCTCGTGAACGCGCTGCGCGAGACCGGCATCACGGTGCAGCGCGCGACGCGCGACTTCGAGGTCGGCGGGCGGCGCTACGCGGCGGGATCGTTCGTGGTCCCCGCGGCGCAGGCGTTCCGGCCGCACGTGATGGACATGATGGAGCCGCAGGTGCACCCGGACGTGTTCCCCTACCCCGGCGCGCCGCCCACGCCGCCGTACGACAACGCCGGGTGGACCCTCGCGTACCAGATGGGCGTCCGGTTCGACCGCGTGCTCGACGCGCTTCCGGCGGGGCTGCCGCTCGAGCGCGTGACGGCGTGGAACGTGGCGCCGCCCGCGGCGGCGATCCCCGCGTCCAGCGGCGGCTTCCTGCTCGACCCGCGGCAGAACGACGCGTTCACCGCCGCGAACCGGCTCCTCGCCGCGGGCGTGGAGGTGCGCCGGGTGCCGGCGAGCGGCGCGTGGTTCGTGCCCGCCGGCAACGCCGACGCGCTGCGCCGCGTGGCCGCGCCGTTAGGCATCACGGTCGCCGCGTCGCCCGCACCGCCATCGGACGCGGCGTCGGTGCGCGCGCCGCGCATCGGGTTGTGGGACCAGTACGGCGGCTCCATGCCGTCCGGCTGGACGCGGTGGATCCTCGAGCAGTTCGCGTTTCCCTACGAGCGCGTGTTCGCGCCGCAACTCGACGCGGGGAACCTGAACGCGAAGTACGACGTGCTGGTGTTCGTCACCGGGGCCATTCCCGGTGCCGCGACCGGCCGGCGTGCCGGCGCGGCCGCGGATAGCGTGATCCCCGATCTCCCGGCCGAGTACCGCGATCAGGTGGGACGCGTGACGGCGGAGCGCACGCTGCCGCGCGTGCGCGAGTTCGTCGAGCGCGGCGGCACCGTGATCGCCATCGGCACCTCGGCGGTGAACCTCGCGGCGTACCTGCAGCTCCCCGTCGAGAACCACCT
This DNA window, taken from Gemmatirosa kalamazoonensis, encodes the following:
- a CDS encoding M14 family metallopeptidase, which translates into the protein MPIRSRLASLIALGTLATPLSAQRHITTPKEALGANFGDDYFLASYRQIADYWRTVDRESDRMKVVEIGKTAEGRPHLMAIVTSPENHARLARYREISARLARAEGLTDAEALALAKEGKAVVWIDGGLHATETLGAQQLGQIVYEMVSRDDEETRRILNDVVILFVHANPDGNDLVADWYMRRTDPTTRSLAGLPRLYQKYIGHDDNRDFFASTQAETENENRVLYHEWFPQLLYNHHQSGPAGTVVYSPPLRDPYNYNLDPALILGLQSLGAAMHTRLALEGKGGATMRSGGPYDGWWNGGIRNTATFHNIIAVLTEMIGGPTPQRVPLVLQRQIPGGDLALPVAPQAWHFRQSIEYSTSLDRAVLDYASRNREALLYDIYRMGRASIERGSRDTWTANPRRDAAIAERMPDASDSAKWAAMHAPELRDPRAWIVPRDQPDFPTAVKLVNALRETGITVQRATRDFEVGGRRYAAGSFVVPAAQAFRPHVMDMMEPQVHPDVFPYPGAPPTPPYDNAGWTLAYQMGVRFDRVLDALPAGLPLERVTAWNVAPPAAAIPASSGGFLLDPRQNDAFTAANRLLAAGVEVRRVPASGAWFVPAGNADALRRVAAPLGITVAASPAPPSDAASVRAPRIGLWDQYGGSMPSGWTRWILEQFAFPYERVFAPQLDAGNLNAKYDVLVFVTGAIPGAATGRRAGAAADSVIPDLPAEYRDQVGRVTAERTLPRVREFVERGGTVIAIGTSAVNLAAYLQLPVENHLVENGAPLPRTKFYVPGSLLRVRVDTTSTIALGMPSSADVFFDDSPVFRLGPDAAAKGVRAVAWFDSATPLRSGWAWGQQYLEHGVAAVDARVGRGRVVLFGPEILQRAQPHGTFKLLFDAIYAAAADAR
- a CDS encoding aminotransferase class V-fold PLP-dependent enzyme, with the protein product MAPPRTVQAPEYDLAARRREIPLLATTIPMNNCSQAPQTLATRAAAERYLDSWAGRGMDWDAWMEEVRLAKAAFARLVGASPDEIAICSSVSEAANLIASALDFGDDRRELVVSEAEFPTVGHVWLAQRGRGAEVRWVPVQGGAVALDDYATAVTERTRLVSACHGYYQNGVVQDVARIANVAHERGALLFVDAYQTAGAVPIDVRALDVDFLAAGNLKYLMGVPGVAFLYVRRELIERLEPTMTGWFGRADPFAFRVSELDWSPTASRFDLGTPPIPSAYVARAGMELVIAVGVERIRAWHETLARRLLDGGRARGLTVHGPDDVRHKTASTAFVVRDAHAVEVAMRARGVLPSARGPVIRLAPHYYSTLDDVDAALDVLVDVID
- a CDS encoding pyridoxamine 5'-phosphate oxidase family protein, producing the protein MTGVYHDGQRALQDRFDTRRLADRLEDVKVHDRFTDDDRAFIERLDMFFLATADADGQPTCSYKGGDPGFVRVLDDRTLAFPCYDGNGMFLSMGNVVVHAGVGLLFIDFERQRRMRVDGSAAIALDDPLAATYPEAQFVVRVTARRIYPNCPRYIHRLQLVERSKFVPHAGESTPIPPWKQSPWACDVLPANDPANRGEM